One genomic segment of Erpetoichthys calabaricus chromosome 7, fErpCal1.3, whole genome shotgun sequence includes these proteins:
- the LOC114654721 gene encoding leucine-rich repeat-containing protein 70-like, which produces MIMISRLMLLFQFQIIFHFYSVFLMFPGKGFCCPASCQLCTVTRVHCNSLGLHFVPRNLSQSTTVLFLSGNNISQVLPEDFKRLEKLSVLFLNNTGLVRFAPKAVKHLHRLYYLHLNNNLLQHLEPDTFVGLSNLHFLYLQLNEIQYLPEKIFNGLPALNLLELQGNKLKTIGCQTLFGMSRLKTLNLANNMISFISSLAFTNLGKLEILNIKGNLLSQIPPRLFERLGNLKWLDLSGNPIKLITSASLKGLKHLLYISVENAKIKHIDIHAFDELKKLKHLVLSNNYINVIYPNTFSFLKHLKYLHLDRNNISNLHSKTFDGVALSLRLLNLRDNKLAYLHSNVFRSLDSLIYVNVSKNPWQCDCRLLELRNWLVSSSVMMNVHCQHPLHLQDRLLRYINIDEFGACIVSNYSYNFHSTSVYSVTDDAKLTSNTSFLSLSSPRPSTSFSMKLTSGIFAPLSKKLFTYESTTHVTSQSPLQVSLLNVQENITALQSAVSENLGASVPFQSLITCEKKLAKLNQSFDILLGVFVLLCALIVAMTYKLLNLRHRLNSINRENVVEYFSFFHSGNYSIRAPPQIDSISTSNLVGNAGAGQIQIFRHHANGNQAQVILFEHSVL; this is translated from the coding sequence ATGATAATGATTTCCAGATTAatgctgttatttcagtttcaaattatttttcacttttattcagttttcttGATGTTTCCAGGCAAGGGATTTTGCTGCCCTGCTTCCTGTCAGCTGTGCACTGTAACTCGAGTTCATTGCAACAGTCTCGGCCTGCATTTTGTTCCTAGGAATTTGTCCCAGAGTACAACAGTTTTGTTCCTGAGTGGAAATAATATCTCCCAAGTACTGCCCGAGGATTTCAAAAGGCTAGAAAAGCTCTCTGTGCTTTTTCTGAATAACACCGGACTTGTTCGCTTTGCCCCTAAAGCAGTGAAGCATCTTCACAGATTATATTACTTGCACTTAAATAACAATTTGTTACAACATTTGGAGCCTGATACTTTCGTTGGCCTTTCAAAccttcactttctttaccttcagcTTAATGAAATACAGTATCTTCCAGAGAAAATATTTAATGGTTTGCCTGCTTTAAACCTCTTGGAACTTCAAGGAAATAAACTTAAAACAATTGGTTGCCAGACTCTTTTTGGAATGAGTAGACTTAAAACGCTCAACCTTGCAAACAATATGATTTCGTTCATATCCAGTCTTGCATTCAcaaatcttggaaaattagaaattttgaaTATTAAGGGAAATTTACTCAGTCAGATACCACCCAGATTGTTTGAACGCCTTGGGAACCTCAAGTGGCTGGACCTTTCTGGAAATCCCATAAAGCTAATAACTTCTGCTTCACTGAAGGGTCtgaaacatctactgtatatttcagtggaaaatgcaaaaattaaacacatagaTATTCATGCCTTTGatgagttaaaaaaattaaaacatctgGTTTTAAGTAATAactatataaatgttatttacCCAAATACGTTCAGCTTTTTGAAGCACCTGAAATACCTGCACCTAGACAGGAATAATATAAGtaacttgcattcaaaaacaTTTGATGGGGTTGCTCTTTCTCTTAGACTTTTAAATCTGAGAGACAATAAGCTAGCATATCTGCATTCCAATGTATTTAGGTCTTTAGATTCACTTATTTATGTTAACGTAAGTAAGAACCCTTGGCAGTGTGATTGCAGATTGCTTGAACTGCGCAACTGGCTTGTGTCATCCTCTGTTATGATGAATGTTCATTGCCAGCATCCTCTTCATTTGCAGGACAGATTATTACGCTATATCAATATTGATGAATTTGGAGCATGCATTGTCTCAAACTACTCTTATAATTTCCATTCTACCTCAGTTTATTCAGTAACTGATGATGCAAAATTAACAAGTAACACTTCTTTTTTATCGCTTTCATCACCCCGCCCTTCAACATCTTTTTCAATGAAATTAACAAGTGGCATCTTTGCTCCGCTTTCCAAAAAGTTGTTTACATATGAGAGTACAACACATGTGACATCCCAGTCACCATTGCAGGTATCATTACTTAATGTGCAAGAAAATATTACTGCTCTGCAAAGTGCAGTATCTGAAAATCTGGGAGCTTCAGTACCATTTCAGTCTTTGATTACCTGTGAGAAAAAGCTAgcaaaattaaatcagtcttttgACATTCTTCTTGGAgtttttgttcttctatgtgctcttatTGTAGCTATGACCTATAAGTTACTCAATCTGAGGCACAGACTAAATTCAATTAATAGGGAAAATGTAGTGGAGTATTTCAGTTTCTTCCATTCTGGAAACTATAGTATCAGGGCTCCTCCACAAATAGACTCTATCTCCACATCAAATCTAGTAGGAAATGCAGGGGCAGGACAAATACAAATATTCAGACACCATGCCAATGGAAATCAAGCCCAAGTTATTCTATTTGAACACTCTGTTCTTTAA